CCCCCGGTGCGAGCACCTGGATGTCGACGCCGGTGCCGCGCATCTCGAGCGCAAGTGCTTCGCCCCAGTTCTGCAGCAGCGCCTTGGTGCCGCTGTATACGGCGTAGTACGGGAGCGGGACCATGCCGCCCATCGACGAAACAATGATCACGCCCCCGCGCTTGCGCTCGATCATCGGCGGCAGCAGGCGCGCAGTGAGCTCGACGTGCATCTCGCAGTGGAGACGGATCAGCGACGCGTGCGAATCGGGTGCCTGGCGATCGAAGCGGCCGATCCATCCCGTGCCGGCGTTGGCGACCAGCAGGCCGATTTCGAGATCCGAAACCTGCAGCGCAAGGCGTGCCGCGGCGCCCGGCTCGGCAAGATCCATCTCGAGCACGCGGCACGAAACCGCGTGACGCTGCGTAAGATCGGCGGCAAGCTGCTCGAGCGCTGCGCGGCGGCGCGCAACCATCGCAACGTGAAGTCCGGATGCGGCGAGCCGCGACGCGAACTCCTGTCCGATGCCGGACGATGCGCCGGTCACAAGTGCCCACGGACCGTAGCGATCCGACGTGGGCGTCGATCGCCCGGGCGCGTTCGAGACAGCGGGGGATCTCGAGGTTTCAAACCTCTTCGTCTCTTCGGGCTTTTCCACGGTCGAGCTCATGCGACGAAGATGGAGTTCGTGCTCCAGTCGGGTTTCATCATGCCGTTCTCCATGTTCACCGCCGGAAGATAATTGCGCAGGATCCGCACGCGGCTGAGCAGGCGGATGGTCGAGATGTCTTCGATCGAATCCTTGCCGTGGTTCTTCTGCAGCGACGGAACGATCTTCTGCTGGAAGCTCTCGACGATGTCGGAGTCCGACGTCCCCTCGACGACCATCACGAGCGCAACGCGCCCGTCGATCTCGGCAATGTGCGATTCGCGGATGAGCTCGGTGAAGACCGTGACGACGTTCGGCTCATGCCGGATCTCGTCCTGGATCTGGCTGACGGTGACGCCCACCTTGAAGCGGATGATGTACAGGTGGCTGGTCGGAAAATATCCGGTGCCTTCGGCCGACATGTCGACCTCGGCGAAGTAACGAAGCAGCCCCTCTTTTTCGAGGCGCGCGCGTTTGCGACTGACGGTCCGCACCGGAATGTCGTACAACTCGCCGAGGCGATTGTCCGACAGGCGCGGGTTGCGCGTCAGGGCCTTTGCGATTTTCAGTTCCTGCTCGTCGAGTTTTCTCATTCGGTAAATCCCTTCTGCGTGTCACACGGGCGCGGGGTTGCCCGTGCTTGGCGTGCGCCGCTGGCCGAAGCCTGGACCGGCCTCCATATCTGGACAGACCTTGGGCCATCCGGGGAGGCGATACGACAAAGTTAGGCCAGATTGTGCGCAAGTTCAACATCTGTGGGCCAATGTCAGAGGATCATTGACATTTTTCTGCATTCTTACTAGACAAGCCGACCGCCGCCGGGCCAAGCACGGCATTAAGAGGATGCCGGCCGGCCGAACGGCCTATCTGGAGTAGCCAGCCATGAGAGAACCAACCAGCCGAGCGCAGGGCACAGCGGGTCGTGAGACCCGCGTCGGCACAGCGGGTCGTGAGACCCGCGTCGGATTGTCCGCCTCCCGATCGCGAGGACTCTCCGAGTCCGTTGCGCGGGGACTCTCCGAGTCCGTTGTCGAACGTGATGCGTGCGGCGTCGGGTTCGTCGCGAACATCCGCGGCGAAGCCTCGCACACGATCATCGAGACGGGCATCGAGGTCCTCAAAAGGCTCGAACACCGCGGCGCGTGCGGCTGCGATTCGGAGACCGGCGACGGCGCCGGCGTGCTCCTTCAGGTTCCGGACAAGCTTCTGCGCGCGCGCGCAGACGAAAAGGGCATTCATCTGCCCGCCGCCGGACGCTACGGCGTCGCAATGACGTTTCTTCCGCCTGCGGACAAGGCCCGTGAATGGGCCATGGGCGCGCTCGAAGCGGCCTGCCGCGCAAGCGGGCTCACGCCGCTCGGCTGGCGCGACGTTCCCGTTACCGTCACCGACCCGCAGACCGGCCAGCGCTCGGTCGGCACCGTGGCCGACAGCAAGCGGCCGCACATCGCGCAGCTGTTCGTCGCACCGGTGCGCGAGATGGAAGAGGAAGAGCTCGAGCGGCGCCTCTACGTCGCGCGCCGCACGGCCGAGAACGCGATCGCAGCCGAGGGCGGCGACATCGCGTACCACTCGTACATCTGCAGCTTCTCGTCGCGCACGATCGTCTACAAGGGCATGCTCGTCAGCTCGCAGCTCGACGGGTTCTTCCCCGACCTTCGCGATCCGCTGTGCGAGAGCGCGCTGGCGCTGATCCACTCGCGTTTCAGCACCAACACGCTGCCGACCTGGCGGCTCGCGCATCCGTTCCGCTTCATGGCGCACAACGGCGAAATCAACACGCTGCGCGGCAACATCAACTGGATGACCGCGCGCGAAAAGCTGTTCACGTCACCGGTCTACGGCGACGAGATGCAGCAGCTGATGCCGGTCATCGCGCCCGGGCAGAGCGACTCGGCGTCGTTCGACAACGCGCTCGAGCTGCTGACGCGCACCGGCCGCTCTCTGCCGCATGCGATCACGATGATGATCCCGGAGGCCTGGGAGAAGCACGAATCGATGCCGCGCGAGCGGCGCGCGTTCTACCAGTACCACGCGTCCCTGATGGAGCCGTGGGACGGCCCCGCATCGATCGCGTTCTCCGACGGCCGCCGCATCGGCGCCGTGCTCGACAGGAACGGCCTGCGTCCGTCGCGCTATCTCGTGACCAAGGGCGGCCTCGTCGTGATGGCGTCCGAGACGGGCGTGGTCGACGTCGCGCCCGAGGACATCCTCGTCAAGGACCGGCTGCAGCCGGGGCGCATTTTCTGCGTGGATCTCGACGAGAAGAGGATCGTCACCGACGACGAGCTGAAGCTCAAGATGTCGGCTCGTCACCCGTACGCCGTGTGGCTCAAGGACCAGACCTGCGACCTCGACGACCTTCCGGCCGCCGAGAGCGTCGACTGGCACGTCGAAGGCGCCGAGCTCGAGCGCCTGCAGAACCTGTTCGGCTATTCGCGCGAAGATCTTTCGGTGCTGCTGTCGCCGATTGCGCTCAACGGCCAGGAGCCGGTCGGCTCGATGGGAACCGACACGCCGCTCGCGTGCCTGTCGGATCAGCCGCAGCTGGTCTTCAACTACTTCAAGCAGCTGTTCGCGCAGGTGACCAATCCGCCGATCGATCCGATCCGCGAAGAGCTGGTGATGTCGATCGAGACCGCGATCGGCCGCCAGGGAAACATCTTCGAGGAGACGCCCGAGCACTGCCGGCAGCTGAAGATCCCGCATCCGCTGCTGACCAACGAGGACCTCGCGAAGATCCGCGAGATCGGCTCGCACGGCATTCGCAGCCGTACGATCCGCATCCTGTTCGACGCCGGCAGCGGCAAGGACGGGCTCGTGGCCGCGCTCGACCGCATCTGCGACGAAGCGTCGCGCGCGATCAGCGAAGGCGCGGAGATCCTGGTTCTTTCGGACCGCGGCGTGACCGAGGAGCTCGATCCGGTGCCGTCGCTTCTTGCCGTGGGCGCGGTGCACCATCACCTGATCCGCACCGGGCAGAGGATGCTGACGGGCATCGTGCTCGAGTCGGCCGAGCCGCGCGAGGTCATGCACTTCGCGCTCTTGACCGGCTACGGCTGCAGCGCGGTCAATCCGTATCTTGCAATCGACACGCTCGTCGACATGTCCGAGGCGGGAAACCTGCACGGGCTCAAGGAAGACGAAGCCGTCGACCATTTCCGCAAGGCGATCGGCAAGGGCCTGCTCAAGACCATGTCGAAGATGGGCATCTCGACGCTCGCGAGCTATCGCGGCGCGCAGATCTTCGAGGCTGTCGGGCTTTCCGAAGAAGTCATTGACCGCTGCTTCGCGTGGACGTCGTCGCGCATCCGCGGCGTCGGCTTCGACGTGCTCGCGCGCGAGGTCGAGATGCGCCACGAGCGCGCGTGGCGTCAGGAAGTCGGCGACGACACCGGGCTCGTTCCGGGCGGCCAGTATGCATGGCGCCGTCGCGGCGAGTTCCACCTGTTCAACCCGGAAACGATCGCTCGCCTTCAGCACGCGGTGCGCTCCGGCAGCTACACGAACTTCAAGAGCTACAGCCGGCTCGTCAACGAGCAGGACCGGCACCTGTGTACGCTGCGCAGCCTTCTCGATTTCGTGCCGGCGGCCGAGCCGATTGCAATCGATGACGTGGAGCCGGCGTCCGAGATCGTCAAGCGCTTCAAGACCGGAGCGATGAGCTTCGGCTCGATCTCGCGCGAGGCGCACACGACCCTTGCGATCGCGATGAACCGCATCGGCGGCAAGTCGAACACCGGCGAAGGCGGCGAAGAGCCGTGGCGCTACGAGCCGATGGCCAACGGCGATTCCGCGCGCAGCGCGATCAAGCAGGTCGCGTCGGGACGCTTCGGCGTGACGGCGGCGTATCTTACGAACGCGAGCGAGCTGCAGATCAAGATGGCGCAGGGCGCGAAGCCCGGCGAGGGCGGACAGCTGCCCGGACACAAGGTCGACGAGGTCATCGCGAAGACCCGCTACTCGACTCCGGGCGTGGGCCTGATTTCGCCGCCGCCGCACCACGACATCTATTCGATCGAGGATCTCGCGCAGCTGATCCACGATTTGAAGAATGCGAACCCGGCCGCGCGCGTCAGCGTCAAGCTGGTCGCCGAAGTCGGCGTCGGCACGATTGCCGCGGGCGTTGCGAAGGCGAAGGCCGACGTCGTGCTGATCAGCGGACACGACGGCGGCACCGGTGCATCGCCGCTCAGCTCGATCAAGCATGCGGGCATCCCGTGGGAGCTCGGGCTTGCCGAGACGCAGCAGGTGCTGGTCGAGAACGGGCTCAGAAGCCGGATCCGCGTCGAAACCGACGGACAGCTCAAGACCGGCCGCGACGTTGCGATCGCCGCGCTGCTCGGAGCCGACGAGTTCGGCTTCGCGACCGCGGCGCTCGTCTCGGAAGGCTGCATCCTGATGCGCAAGTGTCACCTGAACACGTGCCCGGTCGGGATCGCGACTCAGGATCCGGAGCTGCGCAAGCGCTTCGCGGGCCAGCCCGAGCACGTCATCAACTTCATGTTCTTCGTCGCCGAAGAGCTGCGCGAGATCATGGCGAAGCTCGGCTTCCGCACGGTGCAGGAGATGACCGGGCGCGTCGAGCGCCTCAAGGTCCGCGAGAACATCACGCACTGGAAGGCCAAGGGCATCGACTTCTCGCCGATTCTCTACAAGCCGGAAGTCGAAGAAGGCGTCGGCATCAGCGGCTACGAAAGCCAGGACCACGGGCTCGAGAAGGCGCTCGACAACGAGCTGATCCGCCTTTGCGCGGATGCGCTCGAGTCGAAGAAGCCCGTGCGCCTCGAGATGCCGATCAAGAACGTGAACCGCACGGTCTGCACGACCTTGTCGCACGAGATCACCAAGCGCTACGGCGAGGAAGGCCTGCCGCCGTACACGGTGCAGATCGACTTCGACGGCTCGGCCGGCCAGAGCTTTGCCGCGTTCCTGACGCGCGGGCTGTCGCTGACGATCAAGGGCGACGCGAACGACTATTTCTGCAAGGGAATGTCGGGCGGCCAGGTCGTGATTCAGCCGCCGGCGGGCGTCAAGTTCGCCGCCGAGGACAACATCGTGATCGGCAACGTCGCTCTGTACGGTGCGACCGGCGGCGAGGTGTTCATCCGCGGGCGCGCGGGCGAACGATTCGGCGTGCGCAACAGCGGTGCAACGGCCGTCGTCGAAGGCATCGGCGACCACGGGTGCGAGTACATGACCCGCGGCATCGTCGTCGTGCTCGGCACCACCGGCCGCAACTTTGCGGCCGGCATGAGCGGCGGCATCGCGTACGTGCTCGACGAGGAGAAGACGTTCCGCTCGCGCTGCAACCTCGGCATGGTCGAGCTGTTGCCGATCGATTCGGACGAAGACCGCCGGCGCGTGCACCAGCTGCTCGTCCGCCATGCGCAGTACACGAAGAGCGCCGTCGCCGCGCGCCTGCTCGAGGAGTGGGACGATTCGCGGGATGCGTTCGTCAAGGTGATGCCGACCGAGTACCGCAAGGTCATCGAGTCGATGAAGCTCGACGCGGAAGCGCAGAAGCTCGCGGCGGTTTAGTCGGACGCCGAAGCACGGAAGCTCGCGGCGGTTTAGCCGGACGCCGAAGCTGAGAAGCTCGCGGCGGTTTTAGCTCGAAGAATTTTTTTCAGGACAAGTAACGCTTTATGGGCACAGCGTAAGCATATGGGAAAGATCACAGGCTTTCTGGAGTATCCGCGCGAGCAGCCGACGAGGCGGCCCGTCGCAGAGCGTCTCCGTGACTGGCGCGAGTTCGAAGGCAAGCCTTCGGAGGACGTGCTCAAGAACCAGGGCGCGCGCTGCATGGATTGCGGCGTGCCGTTCTGCCACAACGGCTGTCCGCTCGGCAACGAAATTCCCGACTGGAACGACCTCGTCTATCGCGGCCGCTGGAAGGAGGCGATCGAGGCGTTGCACGCGACCAACAACTTCCCGGAGTTCACCGGCCGCATCTGTCCGGCTCCGTGCGAGGAAGCGTGCGTGCTCGGCATCAACGCCGATCCGGTTTCGATCAAGCTCATCGAGAAAAACGTGATCGACCATGCGTGGCGGGCCGGGTACGTGCGGCCGCAGCCGGCGCTCGTCGAGAGCGGAAAGAAAGTGGCCGTGGTCGGCTCGGGTCCTGCGGGAATGGCCTGCGCGCAGCAGCTCGCGCGCGCGGGACACGCCGTGACCTTGTTCGAAAGGAGCGACCGCATCGGCGGACTGCTTCGCTACGGCATTCCCGACTTCAAGATGGAAAAGCACCTGATCGACCGGCGCATGGAACAGATGGAAGCCGAAGGTGTCACGTTCCGCGCAGGCGTCGCGGTCGGTTCGGACGTCACGGCCGACGAGCTTCGCAAGGAGTTCGATGCCGTCGTGCTGTCGGTCGGCGCCACGCAGGCGCGCGACCTCCCGGTTCCAGGGCGCGATCTCGACGGCGTGCATTACGCGATGGAGTTCCTGCCACTTCAGAACAAGCGGGTCGCCGGTGACCGCAACGTCGCGCCGCTGACCGCGGCCGGCAAGCACGTGGTCGTGATCGGCGGCGGCGATACCGGCTCCGACTGCATCGGCACGTCGAACCGGCACGGCGCCACGAGCATCACGCAGCTCGAGATCCTGCCGAAGCCGCCGAATGCGCGCACGCCCGACATGCCGTGGCCATACTGGCCGATGATCTTCCGCACGTCGAGCTCGCAGGAAGAAGGCGCCGAGCGCGACTTTGCCGTCAATACACGCCGCTTCATCGGAGAGAACGGCAAGGTGAAAGCGATGGAGTGCGTGCGCGTCGAGTGGTTCACCGACTCGGACGGCCGCCGCAAGATGCGCGACATCCCGGACTCGATCTTCGAGATCCCGGCCGACCTCGTGCTGATCGCGATGGGCTTCCTCGGACCGGAGAAGAATCCGCTGCTCGACGGCTTCGGCGTCGAGCTCGACGAACGCAGCAACGTCAAGGTCACCGACTGGCAGACGTCGGTCGAGTCGGTGTTTGCGTGCGGCGACGCGCGCCGCGGGCAGTCGCTCGTCGTGTGGGCGATCTGGGAAGGCCGCGAGTGCGCGCGCGCCGTCGACGAATTCCTGACCGGGACGAGCAAGCTGCCGTCGACACCGCAACTCCTCTGAGCACGGTGGCCGCGAGCGAACCGCCCGAAGCATTGCATGGCGCGTCGAATATCGGTGCGGGCGCCGGAGGACCGGCGGAGGCACGGGCCGGTGTCGGTTCGCCGGCGCACGGGCGGCCGGGTTCTGCTGCGCCAGCCCTCGACGCAGAACGTTTCGCGGCCTTTTATGAACGCTCGGGCGTGCGCGTCGCGAAGAGCGAGAGTGCGTGGTGGTACGAAGCCGCGCCGCGCTTCCTGCTCGCGCTGCCGAGTCATCGCGAGCTCGTGCTTCCGGACGACGAAGCGCGCGAGCTGATCCGGCGCGAGCGGCTGGCCGGGCTGCGCTACATCAGCGGCGACGGCGGGCGCGAGAGCTTCCAGCTCGTCTGCGACTCGCCCGATTACAGCCTCGAGAAGCTTTCGGCCAACACGCGCAGCAAGGTGCGGCGGGGTCTTTCGCGAAACGAGATCCGGCAGATTTCCGGACGCGAGCTCGCGGCGCTTGCCGAAAGCGCGTTTGTCGAGACGATGGAGCGGCAGAACCGCGCATCCGCGAGCGCCGTCGAGACGTGGCGGCGCATGCTCGCGGCGGCCGACCAGGAGCCGGCCATCGAGATCTGGACGTCGTGGCACGAGGGCGAGTTCGCGAGCTACCTGATCGCCGTGCGCATCGACGACGTCTGCGAGTTCTTCCAGGCGCGCTCGGTCAGCCGGCTGCTCAAGCATTATCCGAACAACGCGCTGATCTACACGTTGACCGAAGAGATGCTGGTGCGGCGCGGCGTGCGCGAGGTGACGTTCGGGATCGAATCGCCGGAACCCGTCGAAGAGCTCGATGCGTTCAAACTGCAGATGGGCTATCGCAAGAAACCGATGCTGCAGCGGGTCGTGTTCCATCCGCTGCTGCGCACCGCGTTCGCCGTCGCGCCCGTTCGCCAGGCCGTCATGAGGCTCGGCACCAACCCCACCGCCAACGTCCGCCTGCGAAAACTCGCCGGCATCCTCAAGTTCGCGTGAAAAAAGGGGACAGGTACAATTAATTTTTCGCAGCAAATTCACGGGTGGGTTTCGTGCTGCGTTTCCCCCGAGCGAATTCATTGATCTTTTTTAAATCTACCTGTCCCCTTTTTCGGATCCCGTGATGTCGCGGCCGATTGCTGTCGTGTTTCCGGACAATCTCGGGGCGCTGGCGGCGGCTCGCGAGCTTGGCGCCGCGGGCATCGACGTCGTCGTTGCGGGGCCGAAGCGCGGGCCGGCGGCGCGCTCGCGGTTCGCGACGTTTGTCGAGATGCCCGATCTGTACGAGAGCACCGCGCGCTGGGCCGAAGCGCTGTGCGCGTGGGGCGCCGCGCAGACGACGAAGCCCGTGCTGTTCGCGAGCGAAGACGCCGGCCTGCTCGCCGCCGAAAAACATCACGACGAGCTCGCACAGCACTTCCTCAAGCCGCATCCCGCCCCCGGCGTCATCCTCGACGTCGTCGACAAGCGCCGCCTCTACGCCGCCGCCGAGCGCATCGGCGTCGGCGTGCCCGGCTCGCGCGAAGTCACCGACGCGAGCGAAATCGGCGACACGAAGGCGAGCGGATGGCTGATCAAGCCCGCTGTCCGCTATCGCCTGAGCGAAAGCGGCGGCATCCAGACGTTCCTGCAGGCGACCGGCGCCACCAAGGCGATCGCCGGCGATCCGGTGAGCGCCGCGCGCGCCGTCATCGCTGCCGGATTCCCGACGATTCTCCAGGAAGCCGTGCCGGGGCCGTTCGAGAACCTCGTGACGATCGCCGTGTCGATCTCGCGCGACGGCCGCGTGCTCGACTGGTTCGCCGCGCAGAAACAGTATGAGTATCCCGAGCCGTTCGGCGACGGTCTGATCGTGCGCACGATCAGCGATCCGGGCCTGCTCGAGCCGTGCGTGCGGCTGCTGCGCGAGATCGGGTATTGGGGGATCTGCGACATCGAGTTCAAGCGCGATGCCCGCAGCGGCCAGTACAAACTCCTCGATGCCAACCCGCGGACGTGGCTGTGGCTGAACCTCGGCACGCGTTCGGGACACAACCTGCTGCTGGCCGCGTACGGCGAGGCCACGGGGCTCAAAATCCAGCCTCCGCTGGCCCCCGACCGGCGGCCTCAGTGGGTCTCACCGCGCGGAACAATTGCCTTTTTGACGCGGTGTTACAGGCCGAAGCGCCACGGACTGGCGTTGGTTCCACGCTTGATGATAGGTGCTGCTTCCACCATGATGGCCAACTGGTGGGCCTTTCGGGATCCACTCTATCTGCGACCTTCTGCGTGGCCGGGACTCGTGCGGGCGAGTAAGCGCCTTGTCCGTGGACGGTAACCGGATCTGATCATCCGGCGGGGCAACAGAGAGAAGCATCCATCAGTCGACGACATCAGGCCAGCGGGCACTGCTTCGCCCCATCGTGAAGAGGGGCGTCGTCGCATACGAAATCGGCAATCGAATTATCGAGGAGCAAGCACGGCATGACGGTAGCGAAACAAGTGGAGCACTTTGTCTGGGAGCCCTCTGGCAAGGCTACGATCGACGGTTACGACCTGGCGGAGCTGGCAAAGAAATACCCCACCCCTTTCTACCTGATCTCCCAGGGCCAGCTGCGCGACAACTACCGCCGGCTGCGTCAGGCCTTCGCCAGCGTCGAGGGCCTCGAGACGTACTATTCGGTCAAGTCCAACTTCGAGAGCATCGTGCTGCGCACGCTCGCCGAAGAGGGCTGCGGCGCCGAGATTTCCGGTGCGCTCGACATGGAGCTCGCCAAGCGCGCCGGCATGCCGCCGAACAAGGTCGTCTATGACGGCCCGGTAAAACCCGAAGCCGATCTTCGCGCTGCGATCGAATGGGGCGTGCGCTTCATCAACATCGAGTCGATGACCGAGGCGCGCCTCATCAGCCGCATCGCGACCGAGATGGGCAAGAAGGTCAAGGTCGGTCTGCGCATCGACCCGCAGCTGTCCAAGCCGTACTACGACAAGGTCATCTCGACGTACAAGGAAAAGTTCGGTCTTCCGATCGAGCAGGCCGAAGCCGCCGTCGTCGAGATCGCGAAGCTCCCCGGCCTCGACTTCCGCTGCATCATGACCCACATCGGGTCGCAGATCTTCACACCGAGCCGTTACCTGACCACGCTCGAGAAGATTTTCGATCTCGTCGGCAAGCTCAAGGCGCGCGGCATCGAGATCGAAGAGATCAACATGGGCGGCGGGTACCCGGCGCAGAGCATGCGCAACCTTCGCATGTCGCGCCGCTTCGTATTCGCGCAGGTCATGGAGCGCTTCGGACGCATCGAGAAGAAGACGTCGTCGATCGACGATTTCGGCACGGCGATCTCGGGCAAGTATCACGAGCTCGTGAAATCGACCGGGCTGCATCCGCGCCTGACGCTCGAGCCTGGACGCTGCATCTGCGCCAATGCGCAGACCGTGATCGGCAACATCAAGATCGTCAAGAACGACTGGGTCTTCACGGACATTTCGATCAACGACGTTCCGGAGAACCTGTTCTTCTCGGAGTGGCGTTTCGTGGTGCCCGGCGAGAAGCCCGAGGCCAAGGGCAAGGCGTACAACGTCGCCGGTCCGACGCTCGCAACGCAGGACGTGCTGTATTTCAAGCGCGAGGTGCCGGGCGCAGCCGAAGGCCGTGCGGTCGCGATCCTGGACGCCGGAGCGTACAGCGTCGCCCGCGCCAACCAGTTCACGCGCGCGAGAAGCGCCGTGTATGCGATCAATCTCGACGGTGACATCGAGCTCGTGCGCCGGCCGGAGACGGTCGAGGACGTGCTCGTGAGCCAGGTGTGGCCGGAAGCCAAGGGCCAGGCGAAAGAGAAGAAGGCGTCGGCGGCGTAACTCGTCGACTGTCATCTGGGTCAGCGAAAGGGCGGGAGGCTTTGAGTCTCCCGCCCTTTCTTTTGCCGGGCATGGGCGTGGCAGCGCTTCGAAAAGATGCTCTCGCGAGCAGCGGGCCGGAATTGCATGACCTCGGCTCTCGTGATCGCTTCGCGCGCCATGCTCGAGCCGATGCATTCGCGATACACCCGCCCTCCCCTCGTCCGCCGTCTGAACGCGATGGCCGCTGCGTGCGGAGATGCACGTGCCGTCGTGCCGATCGATGCCGGCGAGCTCGTCGATCTCGCCGTGGAGACCACCGGCCTCGACGACTTCGGAAGCTTCGGCGACGGCAACTGGTTCGATCGTCTCGAAGCTCTCGTTGCTGCGGTCAACACGAGCGATCTCCACGTCGTCGGCCGGCTGATGACGCGCGAGGAAATGCTGCGCTGCCTGCGGACGCGCCTGTTGATGGCGAAGCAATGGCGCGAGGATCCGGGCATCGCGTCCGAGGTGATCCGCGCGCCTCTCGTCGTTACGGGTCCGGCACGCTCCGGAACCACGATCACGTTCGAGCTGCTGGCGCTCGATCCCGAGCTTCGAAGCCCGCGCGCTGCCGATGTGCTGCATCCTGCGCCGCAGGGCGGTACCTCCGACGCCGATCGCCTCGCGATGTCCGAATGCGAGCAGGAGCTGTGGGCCGACGTGCAGCCCGAGTTCGCCGCGATCCACGAGCTGCGCGCCGATCTTCCCGTCGAATGCGTGACGATCAATGCGCCGTCGTTTGCCGGCTCGCACTGGCCGATGCTGCTCCAGCAGCTCGGCGACTGGGCTCCCGATCCGCTTGCCGACTTCGCGTGGCACGGCGCCGCGCTCAGAACCATGCAGCGCGGCGATCCCGGGCGGCGCTGGCTGCTGAAGACTCCGGGCTACCTCGTGGGCCTCGACTTTCTCGCCGCCGCATATCCCGACGCCGAGCTCATTCTCACACACCGCGATCCGGCCAGAACAATGCCGTCGACGGTGAGCACCGTCGCGATGGTGCAGTGGCTACGCACCGATCACGTGGATCTCGACATGCTCTCGACGATGATCGGCGCGGTCTTTACGAATGCGCTCGGCGAAGTCGCGCGCCGGCGAAGCGACGGATCGCTTCCGCTTGCATGCGGCGACATCCGTTTCACCGAGCTGATGAACGATCCGGCCGGCGCCGTCGGTCGCGCGTATGCACAGCTCGGCCGCCGCATCAGCGACGAGCATGCGGCGGCGATTCGCGCGTACATTCGCGACAAGCCGCAGGGCAAGTTCGGGCGCCACCTGTACACCGCCGCCGAATGGGGCTTCGACGCCGCGTCACTGCGCGACGAGCTTCGTGACTACGTGACGACGTTCGGCATCGAGCTGGAAGACGCATGAGGAGAAAAGGGGACAGGTACATTTAAAAATCCACCGCAAATTCAACGGTGCGTTTTCTCGCAAAAAACTGAATGACCCTGTCCTCATGACGTATCGACACGCATTCCGGCAGCTGGAGGAAAAATGAGCGACCTCACCGCAACCAGCCGCGAGGCATTCCGCGATCTGCTTGCGACATTGCAGGAAGTCGCCGACCGCTACGCCGGCGAGGAGTGGGCGCTGTTTACGCCCGACGACGTCGCCGAAGGCCTGCGCGTCATTCTCCATCACGTTGCGACCGGCATCGAGACGCAGCTCGAGGAAGATGCCGCCGCGCCAACGTTCCGCTCGATCGTGACGCCGTGGCGCAAGGCGCTCGGCGACAATGCCGACGCGATGTATCACGACGCGAAGATCGATCCGGCGGGCACGTATCGCATCTCCGGACGCACCGCGGGCGCGGTCTACGTATCGTTCACCGTCGAAGCCGGAGCGGAAGACGGCGCGTTTCCGTCGGGGACAGTCGGCGTGCTCAA
The genomic region above belongs to Candidatus Limnocylindrales bacterium and contains:
- a CDS encoding Lrp/AsnC family transcriptional regulator; amino-acid sequence: MRKLDEQELKIAKALTRNPRLSDNRLGELYDIPVRTVSRKRARLEKEGLLRYFAEVDMSAEGTGYFPTSHLYIIRFKVGVTVSQIQDEIRHEPNVVTVFTELIRESHIAEIDGRVALVMVVEGTSDSDIVESFQQKIVPSLQKNHGKDSIEDISTIRLLSRVRILRNYLPAVNMENGMMKPDWSTNSIFVA
- a CDS encoding SDR family oxidoreductase — its product is MSSTVEKPEETKRFETSRSPAVSNAPGRSTPTSDRYGPWALVTGASSGIGQEFASRLAASGLHVAMVARRRAALEQLAADLTQRHAVSCRVLEMDLAEPGAAARLALQVSDLEIGLLVANAGTGWIGRFDRQAPDSHASLIRLHCEMHVELTARLLPPMIERKRGGVIIVSSMGGMVPLPYYAVYSGTKALLQNWGEALALEMRGTGVDIQVLAPGDTKTGFQEVAGEMSTKWSSVEDVVTESLNGLGRRTVVVPGFENRLSLFAARFLPRRMFLDIVAKRQKEQTPQDRR
- the gltB gene encoding glutamate synthase large subunit, whose protein sequence is MSASRSRGLSESVARGLSESVVERDACGVGFVANIRGEASHTIIETGIEVLKRLEHRGACGCDSETGDGAGVLLQVPDKLLRARADEKGIHLPAAGRYGVAMTFLPPADKAREWAMGALEAACRASGLTPLGWRDVPVTVTDPQTGQRSVGTVADSKRPHIAQLFVAPVREMEEEELERRLYVARRTAENAIAAEGGDIAYHSYICSFSSRTIVYKGMLVSSQLDGFFPDLRDPLCESALALIHSRFSTNTLPTWRLAHPFRFMAHNGEINTLRGNINWMTAREKLFTSPVYGDEMQQLMPVIAPGQSDSASFDNALELLTRTGRSLPHAITMMIPEAWEKHESMPRERRAFYQYHASLMEPWDGPASIAFSDGRRIGAVLDRNGLRPSRYLVTKGGLVVMASETGVVDVAPEDILVKDRLQPGRIFCVDLDEKRIVTDDELKLKMSARHPYAVWLKDQTCDLDDLPAAESVDWHVEGAELERLQNLFGYSREDLSVLLSPIALNGQEPVGSMGTDTPLACLSDQPQLVFNYFKQLFAQVTNPPIDPIREELVMSIETAIGRQGNIFEETPEHCRQLKIPHPLLTNEDLAKIREIGSHGIRSRTIRILFDAGSGKDGLVAALDRICDEASRAISEGAEILVLSDRGVTEELDPVPSLLAVGAVHHHLIRTGQRMLTGIVLESAEPREVMHFALLTGYGCSAVNPYLAIDTLVDMSEAGNLHGLKEDEAVDHFRKAIGKGLLKTMSKMGISTLASYRGAQIFEAVGLSEEVIDRCFAWTSSRIRGVGFDVLAREVEMRHERAWRQEVGDDTGLVPGGQYAWRRRGEFHLFNPETIARLQHAVRSGSYTNFKSYSRLVNEQDRHLCTLRSLLDFVPAAEPIAIDDVEPASEIVKRFKTGAMSFGSISREAHTTLAIAMNRIGGKSNTGEGGEEPWRYEPMANGDSARSAIKQVASGRFGVTAAYLTNASELQIKMAQGAKPGEGGQLPGHKVDEVIAKTRYSTPGVGLISPPPHHDIYSIEDLAQLIHDLKNANPAARVSVKLVAEVGVGTIAAGVAKAKADVVLISGHDGGTGASPLSSIKHAGIPWELGLAETQQVLVENGLRSRIRVETDGQLKTGRDVAIAALLGADEFGFATAALVSEGCILMRKCHLNTCPVGIATQDPELRKRFAGQPEHVINFMFFVAEELREIMAKLGFRTVQEMTGRVERLKVRENITHWKAKGIDFSPILYKPEVEEGVGISGYESQDHGLEKALDNELIRLCADALESKKPVRLEMPIKNVNRTVCTTLSHEITKRYGEEGLPPYTVQIDFDGSAGQSFAAFLTRGLSLTIKGDANDYFCKGMSGGQVVIQPPAGVKFAAEDNIVIGNVALYGATGGEVFIRGRAGERFGVRNSGATAVVEGIGDHGCEYMTRGIVVVLGTTGRNFAAGMSGGIAYVLDEEKTFRSRCNLGMVELLPIDSDEDRRRVHQLLVRHAQYTKSAVAARLLEEWDDSRDAFVKVMPTEYRKVIESMKLDAEAQKLAAV